A single region of the Papaver somniferum cultivar HN1 unplaced genomic scaffold, ASM357369v1 unplaced-scaffold_611, whole genome shotgun sequence genome encodes:
- the LOC113343586 gene encoding uncharacterized protein LOC113343586 isoform X1, translating to MLESAGPVYVQSLKELGRSCFLISDESISDLPELLKDFLGKWRLMDDEGQQYVLANAENSNGAYLKGFDGRCVLESAKYLEVAEISVTLVGKVLNDTDHAIAWVEQADLPAGNRQDLLRRLCSLYSLKATKSSQDVETPMYETHTDSGQDTISGVEQASSVTSKVSPSLNGRDSVNKESILKLSKRVEPCFWWFRTVTLKFGDARLVISHGKIVLWGSFVLFIFYVLRKKQATLKG from the exons ATGTTGGAATCAGCTGGGCCGGTATATGTTCAATCTCTTAAAGAGTTGGGAAG GTCATGCTTTCTGATATCAGATGAATCAATTTCTGACCTTCCTGAATTGCTCAAAGACTTTCTTGGAAAGTGGAGGTTGATGGATGATGAGGGTCAGCAGTATGTTCTTGCTAATGCGGAAAACTCAAATGGGGCTTATTTAAAAGGATTTGATGGCCGTTGTGTCCTGGAGAGTGCAAAGTACTTGGAGGTTGCGGAGATCTCTGTAACACTTGTTGGGAAGGTTTTAAATGATACTGATCATGCAATTGCTTGGGTGGAGCAAGCCGACTTGCCCGCAGGAAATCGTCAA GATCTTCTGAGGAGATTATgttctttatattctctaaaaGCTACCAAGTCATCCCAAGATGTGGAAACACCCATGTACGAGACACACACTGATTCTGGCCAAGATACCATATCTGGAGTTGAACAAGCGTCATCAGTAACATCAAAAGTTTCCCCCTCACTTAATGGCAGGGACAGTGTTAATAAAGAATCCATTTTAAAACTAAGCAAACGAGTAGAACCTTGTTTCTGGTGGTTCCGTACTGTCACTCTGAAATTTGGCGATGCTCGGTTGGTCATTTCTCATGGAAAAATTGTGCTCTGGGGTTCATTTGTCTTATTCATATTTTATGTTCTTCGGAAGAAACAAGCTACTTTAAAAGGGTAA
- the LOC113343586 gene encoding uncharacterized protein LOC113343586 isoform X3, with the protein MDDEGQQYVLANAENSNGAYLKGFDGRCVLESAKYLEVAEISVTLVGKVLNDTDHAIAWVEQADLPAGNRQDLLRRLCSLYSLKATKSSQDVETPMYETHTDSGQDTISGVEQASSVTSKVSPSLNGRDSVNKESILKLSKRVEPCFWWFRTVTLKFGDARLVISHGKIVLWGSFVLFIFYVLRKKQATLKG; encoded by the exons ATGGATGATGAGGGTCAGCAGTATGTTCTTGCTAATGCGGAAAACTCAAATGGGGCTTATTTAAAAGGATTTGATGGCCGTTGTGTCCTGGAGAGTGCAAAGTACTTGGAGGTTGCGGAGATCTCTGTAACACTTGTTGGGAAGGTTTTAAATGATACTGATCATGCAATTGCTTGGGTGGAGCAAGCCGACTTGCCCGCAGGAAATCGTCAA GATCTTCTGAGGAGATTATgttctttatattctctaaaaGCTACCAAGTCATCCCAAGATGTGGAAACACCCATGTACGAGACACACACTGATTCTGGCCAAGATACCATATCTGGAGTTGAACAAGCGTCATCAGTAACATCAAAAGTTTCCCCCTCACTTAATGGCAGGGACAGTGTTAATAAAGAATCCATTTTAAAACTAAGCAAACGAGTAGAACCTTGTTTCTGGTGGTTCCGTACTGTCACTCTGAAATTTGGCGATGCTCGGTTGGTCATTTCTCATGGAAAAATTGTGCTCTGGGGTTCATTTGTCTTATTCATATTTTATGTTCTTCGGAAGAAACAAGCTACTTTAAAAGGGTAA
- the LOC113343586 gene encoding uncharacterized protein LOC113343586 isoform X2, whose product MHLLFLGRSCFLISDESISDLPELLKDFLGKWRLMDDEGQQYVLANAENSNGAYLKGFDGRCVLESAKYLEVAEISVTLVGKVLNDTDHAIAWVEQADLPAGNRQDLLRRLCSLYSLKATKSSQDVETPMYETHTDSGQDTISGVEQASSVTSKVSPSLNGRDSVNKESILKLSKRVEPCFWWFRTVTLKFGDARLVISHGKIVLWGSFVLFIFYVLRKKQATLKG is encoded by the exons ATGCATTTATTGTTTTTGGGCAGGTCATGCTTTCTGATATCAGATGAATCAATTTCTGACCTTCCTGAATTGCTCAAAGACTTTCTTGGAAAGTGGAGGTTGATGGATGATGAGGGTCAGCAGTATGTTCTTGCTAATGCGGAAAACTCAAATGGGGCTTATTTAAAAGGATTTGATGGCCGTTGTGTCCTGGAGAGTGCAAAGTACTTGGAGGTTGCGGAGATCTCTGTAACACTTGTTGGGAAGGTTTTAAATGATACTGATCATGCAATTGCTTGGGTGGAGCAAGCCGACTTGCCCGCAGGAAATCGTCAA GATCTTCTGAGGAGATTATgttctttatattctctaaaaGCTACCAAGTCATCCCAAGATGTGGAAACACCCATGTACGAGACACACACTGATTCTGGCCAAGATACCATATCTGGAGTTGAACAAGCGTCATCAGTAACATCAAAAGTTTCCCCCTCACTTAATGGCAGGGACAGTGTTAATAAAGAATCCATTTTAAAACTAAGCAAACGAGTAGAACCTTGTTTCTGGTGGTTCCGTACTGTCACTCTGAAATTTGGCGATGCTCGGTTGGTCATTTCTCATGGAAAAATTGTGCTCTGGGGTTCATTTGTCTTATTCATATTTTATGTTCTTCGGAAGAAACAAGCTACTTTAAAAGGGTAA